The nucleotide sequence ACTTTTAGTAAATTTTTTTCTTTTTTCTCCTTTACTATTACGTATCCCTGTTTTTCCAATTCCCTCTTTATCTGCTCTACATCTTTGCTCTTCATCAATTCTTTTTCTTCAACCAGTATCCCGGGAAAATGCACATAAAATAATGGTTACGGTTGTTTTTTTATTTATCTATACATATTCACATGAAAATTATTGTGAGTAATAAGGTATTCATAAATTTTCTTTTTTAAACAATTTAAACTATCCCTATACCTTAAAAAAGAGAAAAACATACAAATGATAAATATGTATGTATCTCGATTTACTTTTTAATGAAAAGATTTAAATATGAGTATTTAAAATGAATTAATATGGAAATGGGATCTAGTAGATTTAATATTGAGTTTGAACCAGCCAAAGTTAGATTACCATCAGGAAAGGAAATAAGATTAATTGAGGCGTTGAAGTTCTGCTATGACATATCAGATACAGATTTTCAGGTATTAAAAGCACTAATAGGAAGCGATGGAAAAAATGAGGACGATTTAGCAGAACAATTGAAATTATCTAAAGCCTCCATAAACAGGAGCGTAAATAAGCTAGTTTCTTTAGGCTTTGTAGAGAGGATGAAGGATGTATCCTCTAAGGGAGGTAGACCAAAATATATTTACAGAAGTATACCAGTTGATAAATTGATAGAGAGAATTACAGAGGACTTTAAACGATGTGCTGAGCTGTTCGGAGCGGTTTTACCCAAAGAATTAAAGTTTAGCCAGCAATGATTTAGCCTGTGAAAATATTAATTACAGGTTTAGGATTTATTTCATCAAATGTAGCTTACTTTTTATCTCCGAAACATGACATAAAAATTACTTACAGGAGCCTTAATCCGGTTAAAGAGTTATACACTAAGATTCTAAAGGAAAAAGGCGTAGATACAACAAAGCTTGATGTAATTAATGAAACACAGAAATTGGAAGAGTTAGTAAAATCTAATGATCTAATCGTAAATTTCGTGGGAGATATTCAAGGGGACGAGAAAGTATTGTACATGGCTAATGTCGAAGTTCCATCAATTATAGCGCAGGCGTGCAAAAAGTACAATAAGGTTATGATCCACGCAAGTGGTTCTACATACGGTGTAACAGGAAAAGTAACTATTGAGGAAAATCACGGCGAGGGTTTAAACCCATCAACCGCTTTTGAGAAAACTAAGCTACAAGGCGAGAAAGAGTTACTCAACATACTGGGTAAGAATGCCATCATACTAAGACCTACATTGGTATATGGAAGATTTAACGCGCATGTGCAGTTCGTCACAATCTATAAGTTGGTTAAGCTGGGAATAATTCCAAAACTTGAAATAGAATTTCAACCTGTTAGTGCTAGATACATAGCTTATCTCATTGACTCCATAGCTAATGGTAAACTGCCCTCGAGAAATTACTTTTATGCTACTGAATGTTCACTTGTAAACTTATCTGAATTCTTTCAGATATATGCTTCAACAATTAACAAGAAGGGGATACAAATTCCTATACCGAATAAGTTGGCTGAGATTGCATTACCTAAAGAGGTTAAGTCCCTATTAAAATATGCCGGAACGGTCTATGATTGTACAGTAATGAAGGAGTACGTCTCTAATATGGAGTTTGACAGGGAAGAGGTTATTGAAAATGCTAAGTTTCTCTCGACGTTAGATAAAAATAAAATACTTATTCCTACGTAGACTATGAAAATCTTTTTCTTATTTCATTATAATCTTCGTCCCTCAGGTCAAATTTCATAACATCAGCTATTTCATCAATATGTGTTTTTTGTACGGCTTTTGGTATAGGTATTGATCTTCTCTTTAGATATGCTAATGCAACTTGTGCCTGCGTCTTGCCATATTTTAGTGCGATATCCTTCAACCTTGATTCTGAGGATATAGATCCCTGACCTAAAGGAGAGTACGCAATTATTGTTACTTTATTCTTCTCGGCAAACGGAATAACGTCCCTTTCTGGTGTCAGCCTATATATACTGTACTGAATTTGATTTGCTACTATTTCGTATTTCTTAGTGGAGTGTATGGCTTGGTCAAGTAACTTTACATCAAAATTACTAACTCCAATACATCTGACAACTCCCATATCAATTAGTTTCTCCATTGCTGATATTGTCTCCTCAACCTTCACATCAGGATTAGGCCAATGAATCAGATAAAGATCTATATATTTGGTGTTTAATCTCTTCAAACTAGCTAGCGCCGACTTTATTGTATCGTCATATTTAAGGTGATTAGGCCATACTTTTGTGGTTATAAAGAGGGACTCCCTATCAAAGTCAGCCACGGCTTTACCAACTATTTCTTCTGTGTGTCCTCCTCCATACATCTCTGCGGTATCGATTAGGTTTATTCCTTTATTTATAGTATATTTTATTGCTTCAATGTAAACATTATCGTTCCCGTGACCTGGAGTCCAATAATCTCCTCCCATCTTCCAAGTACCTAAACCTATACTACTAATTTTTTTATCACACAAGTTCATTTTAGTTCCCTCATTATCTCATTTATTGTTTCCAAATAAGAAGGATGCGGGAATGGATACTCTGCAAGTTCTTTTACTTTAATGTTATATCTTATAGCTAATCCTAATACACTTACAATTTCTTCTGCTCTTTCAGAAAATGCAACTGCTCCAATTACTTTATCATCCTCCACGCAAACTTTAACAAATCCTTCTGTCTCCTTCTCTGCGATAGCCCTCGTTAATGATGCCATATTCAATTTAACACATTTACCTCTCGTTGTATCCCCCACATATGCTATCTGAGGTTTAGTGTAAATCACTTTTACTATGCCATCACTTCTATACCTAGAGGCTATTCCAGATGCATTATATCCTGCAGTTATTCCTTTGCTTATAGCCTCATGAGCAGTAAAACTTCCTGTGACATCTCCTGCGGCATACACTCCTCTAATTTCAGTCTCCATAAACTCATTGACTTTTATCCATTTATCATGAGGTACTCCTTCGAAGCCGTTAACATTTGCTGTCCTTCCGAAACTCATTAGAATGATATCACCTTCTATTTCTTTTCCGTCATCTAGAACAACTTTATTCCTCTCAATCTTCTTAACTTCTTTACCTAGAAGGAGGCTAAACCCCATTTTTCTGAAGGTATATGTGACAGAGTTACGAAGATCAGGATCATGTCTAGGGAGAAGTAAATTCTCTTTTTCCACTACAAAAATCTCTTTACCTAATGCCCTAAGTAACCATCCGTATTCGACTCCTCCTACGCCTCCTCCTATAATTACCACTTTTTGAAAGTCCCTATCTAGGTAAGGTAAGTCATCTGATGCAATTGAGCCTTGAACCTGTGGCTTTACAGTACCTGTAGCAATAATTATCTTGTCAGAACTTAAGGTCTGTCCGTTAACTTCTACTGAATTTCCCTTTAATATTGCTCTTCCATGTATAATATCTACGTTGTATTTTTCCAACATGTACTCGGTACCCTTACTTACTCTGTTTACTGCATTTATGCCCAATTCGCTAATTTCCTTAAAGTTGAATTCTATTTTACTGTTACCCTTTACCTTTTCAATGCCTGAAGATAGAATTAAGGGGTGTAACATGGCTTTCGATGGTATGCATCCGTAAAGTACACAGGTTCCTCCTAGCCTATCCTCTTTTTCTACCAAAGTGACCTTATTTCCTAGTGAGGAAGAAGTTATAGCTGAGTATAGACCTGCAGGACCCGAACCAATTACGACGATTCGCATAAATATTCTTGTCCTTTGTAATTTAAAAATTAATTTCAATTACCTATGTTTTGGTACTTTGGTTTTTAATTTGTAGATAAAATGATTAAAATACAGTATAATAAGGTTTATAATCTAGTTTATTGAATATCTTATGATGTCCATAATCGAAGAAGCTAGGAGAGGTATAATAACAGATGAAATAAAAAGTATTAGTAAGTTAGAGAAAGTTTCTCCTGAAAAAGTAAGAAAAAGGATAGCTGAAGGTAAAATAATGTTACTTAGAAATGTTAAGAGACCCAGTAAAAAGTTAGTACCCATAGGTAAAGGTCTAACGACTAAGATAAACATCAATATTGGGACATCCAGTGAGGTAATTGATTTAGACATGGAGCTAGAGAAAGTTAAGATATCGAATAAGTGGGGAGATACTTTAATGGACTTATCCACTGGAGGGGACATAGACGAAATAAGGAGAAAAATTATAGATAAAAGCGACCTTCCTGTAGGTACGGTGCCAGTATATCAGGCGTTCATACAGTCCTTCAAGAAGAAAAGTGGGGGAGCTTACTTCAGCGAAGACGAACTCCTAAGTATAGTTGAAAGACAACTAAAAGATGGTGTGGCATTCATGACAATTCATGCAGGTTTAACAAGAGAACTCGCTATTAGAGCTCTTAAAAGTGATAGAGTTATCCCAATAGTTTCTAGAGGAGGAGATATGATCGCAGGATGGATGATACACAATGGTAAAGAAAATCCTTATCGAACTAACTGGAAATATTTACTAGAGCTTTTTAAGGAATATGATGCTACCATATCTCTGGGAGATGCATTAAGACCAGGTGCAACTGCAGACGCTCATGATGAGTTTCAGATAGGGGAGTTAATAGAAACTGCTAGACTTGTAAAGGATGCTATTAATAACGGAGTTCAGGTTATGGTTGAAGGTCCTGGTCACGTTCCATTAAATGAAGTGGCATGGGATGTGAAACTAATGAAAAAGCTAACCGGAGGCGTTCCATACTATGTATTAGGACCTTTAGTAATCGATGTTGGCGCACCATATGATCATATAGCCTCTTCTATAGGGGCTGCAATAGCCTCAGCTGCGGGAGCAGATCTACTGTGTTATCTTACACCTGCAGAGCATCTCAGTTTACCTAACGCTAAGCAAGTTGAAGAAGGAGCTATAGCATATAGGATAGCAGCTCATGCTGGAGATATAGTGAAATTAGGCAAGAAAGTTAGGAAATGGGATGATGAAGTAAGCTACTACAGGGGTAAACTGGAGTGGGATAAGATGATAGAGAAACTTATTGATCCTGAGCAGGCTTACAAGGTTTATACCCAATTTGGTGAACCCAATGTTAAAGCCTGTACTATGTGTGGTGGCTATTGCCCAATGATGTGGGCTATGGAACAGGTTAAAAAGATTGGCTGACAAACAAAAAGATATACAATCACTTTTTTAGTATCTGTTATTTATCTTCCTTATAATGTTAAAAGGCTCCATAATAACAGTCCTTGCTTCAACAGAAGCTGATGCCCTGAATATAGCTGAAAGATTAGGTAAAAGGGTTGAGTCAAGCATTTACTATAAGAAGTTTGGTGAACATATCAGGTCTATTCTTGTCCCTCAAAAGTTACTTGATCAAGCTGAGGCTCTAAGCGTATCATCCGCATTTTACTTGAAAATGAGCCAAATAACTTCTGTTGAGGGAGAATTGGCTTTACTAGCAGAGGCTTCAGGACTGAAAGGTGTGGTACTCCCTCCAGAAGATAGTTCCGCATTTGAAAAAATCTTCAAGGATTTATCAATAGTTTCAATGGTTAGTAATGAATTTAAGGAAACAGATGGTGATGTGAACGATAAGGGTTATGTTTACGTTGATAGAGCATTTAATGTTAAGGGCGTTGGTACAGTAGTTTTAGGATTTTCGCTTACAGAAGTCAGACCTCACGACAAGTTGATAGCTTTGCCAATGAAGAAGGAGGTAGAGGTTAAGAGTATACAAGTTTTAGATGAGGATCAGGAAGGGGTTTTGCCAGGTGTTAGAATAGGCTTTGCATTAAAGAATGTAAAGATCGAAGACATAGAGGGGGTAACAGCCTTAGTGAAGCCTAACATTAAGTTGGTCAACTCAATTCAAGGATTTACGAAGTTTAAGTGGACTTCAGATGCGGACTCAGTTCATGTAGTAGCAGGGGGCATTAAGACAATAGGAAAGATTGACGGTAATATCATTACCTTAAAAGACGAAATACCTATAACTGTAGGAAGAGTTATCTTACTAAATCTTAACGCTAAGCCCAAGAGTTCTAGGGTATATGGATATGCAGAGGTCAAATAACTTCATAAATATAAATATCATTGAATTTTATTATAAGTAGGGGTATCTAGCCCTCTGACTGCCTCGCAGAGGGCTGTGTGAGGAGGGCTTCCTGCCGTGAATTTGATATATATATTACAAATAGTCTTGACTTCCATAATGTTAGCTCACACATCTTATCTTGATATTAAAAAGAGAGAAGTCGACCTAAAAATATGGGCTATCTACGCCCCTCTAGTAATCTTCTTCATATTCAACTATCCACATCTTAATCTGTTTCTATATTTATATTCAGTCATAACTGTAAATTTAATCATGTATTTTTTATACCGTTTCTCAATGATGGGAGGTGCAGATTTGATACTATCCATAATTCTGTCTCTCAGTAATGCCACGACATATCCCATATTTTTCCCTAATCTTTCATCAGAAGGCTTTGAGCCTTTTCTAGTCATTCTGTACGGTTCTATAATCATACTCCTATCAGGCTTAGTCAATCTGTTCAGGAACTTAAAGTATACAAAAGGTTATTCATTGACGATAAGATTGAATCTTGCTATTTCTGCCAGGAGGATAAAAGTAAAGGATTTTCTATCTTCAAAATTTCTATTCCCATTAACCGTAATAGATGAAAAAGGAAACCAGAGTATTAGAACTAGTTTTGATGTGGAAGAGGATGATGAAGAATGGAGAAAATTATATCGGGAGTATGTAGGGAAAGGTTTAATCAGAGAGGAAGATTATATTTGGGTTATGTGGGGTGTTCCAGTAATTCCATTTTTCTTCTTAGGCTATTTAATAAGTCTTGTGATAGGTTTTCCTATATAGACTATATAAAATATTTAGTCAAAATACGA is from Sulfolobus acidocaldarius DSM 639 and encodes:
- a CDS encoding NAD-dependent epimerase/dehydratase family protein, which encodes MKILITGLGFISSNVAYFLSPKHDIKITYRSLNPVKELYTKILKEKGVDTTKLDVINETQKLEELVKSNDLIVNFVGDIQGDEKVLYMANVEVPSIIAQACKKYNKVMIHASGSTYGVTGKVTIEENHGEGLNPSTAFEKTKLQGEKELLNILGKNAIILRPTLVYGRFNAHVQFVTIYKLVKLGIIPKLEIEFQPVSARYIAYLIDSIANGKLPSRNYFYATECSLVNLSEFFQIYASTINKKGIQIPIPNKLAEIALPKEVKSLLKYAGTVYDCTVMKEYVSNMEFDREEVIENAKFLSTLDKNKILIPT
- a CDS encoding aldo/keto reductase, whose protein sequence is MNLCDKKISSIGLGTWKMGGDYWTPGHGNDNVYIEAIKYTINKGINLIDTAEMYGGGHTEEIVGKAVADFDRESLFITTKVWPNHLKYDDTIKSALASLKRLNTKYIDLYLIHWPNPDVKVEETISAMEKLIDMGVVRCIGVSNFDVKLLDQAIHSTKKYEIVANQIQYSIYRLTPERDVIPFAEKNKVTIIAYSPLGQGSISSESRLKDIALKYGKTQAQVALAYLKRRSIPIPKAVQKTHIDEIADVMKFDLRDEDYNEIRKRFS
- the thiC gene encoding phosphomethylpyrimidine synthase ThiC; translated protein: MSIIEEARRGIITDEIKSISKLEKVSPEKVRKRIAEGKIMLLRNVKRPSKKLVPIGKGLTTKININIGTSSEVIDLDMELEKVKISNKWGDTLMDLSTGGDIDEIRRKIIDKSDLPVGTVPVYQAFIQSFKKKSGGAYFSEDELLSIVERQLKDGVAFMTIHAGLTRELAIRALKSDRVIPIVSRGGDMIAGWMIHNGKENPYRTNWKYLLELFKEYDATISLGDALRPGATADAHDEFQIGELIETARLVKDAINNGVQVMVEGPGHVPLNEVAWDVKLMKKLTGGVPYYVLGPLVIDVGAPYDHIASSIGAAIASAAGADLLCYLTPAEHLSLPNAKQVEEGAIAYRIAAHAGDIVKLGKKVRKWDDEVSYYRGKLEWDKMIEKLIDPEQAYKVYTQFGEPNVKACTMCGGYCPMMWAMEQVKKIG
- a CDS encoding A24 family peptidase C-terminal domain-containing protein → MLAHTSYLDIKKREVDLKIWAIYAPLVIFFIFNYPHLNLFLYLYSVITVNLIMYFLYRFSMMGGADLILSIILSLSNATTYPIFFPNLSSEGFEPFLVILYGSIIILLSGLVNLFRNLKYTKGYSLTIRLNLAISARRIKVKDFLSSKFLFPLTVIDEKGNQSIRTSFDVEEDDEEWRKLYREYVGKGLIREEDYIWVMWGVPVIPFFFLGYLISLVIGFPI
- a CDS encoding FAD-dependent oxidoreductase — protein: MRIVVIGSGPAGLYSAITSSSLGNKVTLVEKEDRLGGTCVLYGCIPSKAMLHPLILSSGIEKVKGNSKIEFNFKEISELGINAVNRVSKGTEYMLEKYNVDIIHGRAILKGNSVEVNGQTLSSDKIIIATGTVKPQVQGSIASDDLPYLDRDFQKVVIIGGGVGGVEYGWLLRALGKEIFVVEKENLLLPRHDPDLRNSVTYTFRKMGFSLLLGKEVKKIERNKVVLDDGKEIEGDIILMSFGRTANVNGFEGVPHDKWIKVNEFMETEIRGVYAAGDVTGSFTAHEAISKGITAGYNASGIASRYRSDGIVKVIYTKPQIAYVGDTTRGKCVKLNMASLTRAIAEKETEGFVKVCVEDDKVIGAVAFSERAEEIVSVLGLAIRYNIKVKELAEYPFPHPSYLETINEIMRELK
- a CDS encoding translation elongation factor; translated protein: MLKGSIITVLASTEADALNIAERLGKRVESSIYYKKFGEHIRSILVPQKLLDQAEALSVSSAFYLKMSQITSVEGELALLAEASGLKGVVLPPEDSSAFEKIFKDLSIVSMVSNEFKETDGDVNDKGYVYVDRAFNVKGVGTVVLGFSLTEVRPHDKLIALPMKKEVEVKSIQVLDEDQEGVLPGVRIGFALKNVKIEDIEGVTALVKPNIKLVNSIQGFTKFKWTSDADSVHVVAGGIKTIGKIDGNIITLKDEIPITVGRVILLNLNAKPKSSRVYGYAEVK
- the lrs14 gene encoding HTH-type transcriptional regulator Lrs14, encoding MEFEPAKVRLPSGKEIRLIEALKFCYDISDTDFQVLKALIGSDGKNEDDLAEQLKLSKASINRSVNKLVSLGFVERMKDVSSKGGRPKYIYRSIPVDKLIERITEDFKRCAELFGAVLPKELKFSQQ